Within Wyeomyia smithii strain HCP4-BCI-WySm-NY-G18 chromosome 2, ASM2978416v1, whole genome shotgun sequence, the genomic segment aaaaaaaaagcctCTATCCGGTTTTTTGGACCATTCCTCCAAATCTAAACAGGATTAGTTCACCTTTAATCCGCTCCACTGGCTGGCTACGTCACGTTTTTTGTGTTATCTAGTTGTGGGGTACTTAGTATgggcggatttttttttcgatttgaaaACCCAAGAGCCGCGCCGCGATAGTCTGTTGAGGTAGGAAAAATGAGCGGACGTGTGACGATGAAGCGCAAACCGCAAAAACTTCGGCCGCTCACCCGCGCGCGCGCTCGTGTCGTGTGTATTGTCGTCGCATACGACGATACGCGGGTCCTCCACCCGAGAAGTGCGGACACGCGTTTACCGAAGTCCAGTGCCAGGCGACTGCTCTCGGGTCTGTTCTATTTCAGTGATATAAAAGGTGGAGTCGGGTCGTTGATTCGGTACAGTCAAACCGtaaagcttcaatcaatcacCAACTGCTCAACACAGACCTCTGTGAAACAATCATCCAAAATGTTCAAATTGGTAAATGTCCTTGAAAGTGATTTCTAAACTAGATTATATTGGTCAAGCCGTGACAGTGAAGAACTATGTTAGTCCAGTCGGTTAAAATTAATTTCTGTGTTTTTCATCATTAGGTGGTGTTGTCTGCTCTCCTTGCCGTCGCCGTTGCCGCTCCCAGTGAGACCGTCCATGCCCCGGCCCCGCTTGCGTACACATCTGTGGTTCATCAACCCACCGTCTATGCTCAGAAGGAAATTCACTACCAGAAGAACATCATCGAAGAGCCAACCGTTGCCCACGTAGGAACCGTCTTGAAGCATGTTCCAACTGGAGTTACCCACACCAGCTCGGCGGTGGTACATCACGATGCCAAGATCTCTGAACCAATCTATGCTCCGACCGTGAAGAAGACCGTCGTGGAGACCCCGATTGAGAAGACCACATACCATCAGACTTACGCTGCCGCTCCAGCTATCACCTATGCTGCTGCCCCGGCCGTGACTTATGCTAAAGCTGCTTACGTCGAAGCTGCCCCAGCTCTGGCTCACAACTACGCTGCCGCTCCGGCTTAC encodes:
- the LOC129724698 gene encoding cuticle protein 16.5-like — its product is MFKLVVLSALLAVAVAAPSETVHAPAPLAYTSVVHQPTVYAQKEIHYQKNIIEEPTVAHVGTVLKHVPTGVTHTSSAVVHHDAKISEPIYAPTVKKTVVETPIEKTTYHQTYAAAPAITYAAAPAVTYAKAAYVEAAPALAHNYAAAPAYSYAAAPAYSNAAAPAYSYAAAPAYSYAAAPAYSYAAAPAYSYAAAPAYSYAAAPALNYAAAPVAYSGSYYGGVPAVYAKH